In Massilia sp. METH4, the genomic window CCAGCCCAGCTTCTTGACACCCTCGGCGGTGCCCAGCAGGCACACATTGGCGCCGCGGGCGGCGAACAGGCCCACGGCGATCACGCCGACGATGCCGTTGATCGTCGCTTCCAGCGCCTTCGGATCGGTGATCGACAGGCCGGCGACGTCGATCAGGTGGCCGCCATTGTCGGTGACGAAGGGCTCGTCGGTGCCCGACTTGGTGCGCACCTTCGGCTGGCCGCCCAGCGCGGCGAGCTGGCGGAACACGGCGTTGCGCGCCATCGGGATCACTTCGACCGGCAGCGGGAACTTGCCCAGCGTTTCCACCAGTTTCGAGCCGTCGGCGATGCAGACGAACTGCTTCGACACGGAAGCGACGATCTTTTCGCGCGTCAGCGCCGCGCCGCCACCCTTGATCATCGCGCCGGAAGCATCGATCTCGTCGGCACCGTCGATGTACACGGCGATCGACTCCACGTCGTTCAGGTCGAACACCGGAATGCCGTGGCCTTTCAGGCGCGCGGCCGTCGCTTCCGACGAGGCCACGGTGCCCTTGATGCGGTCCTTGATGGCGGCCAGTTCGTCGATGAAGAAGTTCGCGGTCGAGCCCGTGCCGACGCCGATGATTTGGCCGTCGACCACGTAGCCGATGGCCGCGCGCGCCACGGCCTGTTTCAGTTCGTCTTGAGTCATGATTGGAGTTAGGGGAGTAACGGATTCGAGGGCCGCCATTTTAACAGCGCACCGGGCGGCCTTTGTGGGAAAATACCTGATCCTGACAAGTCAGCCAAACAGAACATGACGTCCACTTCGAACGATACCCCCGCCGGGACCACCGCACCGACCGTCCTGATCGTCGACGACAGCCGCGTTTCGCGCCTGGTGGCGAAGCAGTACATCACCACGCTGCATCCCGGCTGGACCGTGGTGGAAGCGGGCACCGGCGAGGAAGCGCTGGCCAAGGCGCCGGAAGCCAAGCCGCAACTGGTGCTCATGGATGTGAACATGCCCGGCATGGGCGGCCTGGCTTGCGCCGAGCGCCTGCGCGCATTGTTGCCGGATGCTCACATCTCCCTGCTCACCGCCAATGTCCAGGATGCAACCCGACAACGCGCCAGCGAAATCGGCGTCGGTTTCATGGAAAAGCCGATCACGCCCGAACGCATCGCCCGCCTGACCGCCCTGCTGGCCGGCTGACATGGTCGAGCTCTCCGAACTCGAGCACGACGCACTGGTCGAGATCTTCAATATCGGCGTGGGCCAGGCGGCCGCCGCGATGAGCGGCATCGTCAATGAAGAAGTCACCATGTCGGTGCCCTCGATTACCTTCCTGAGCCGCAGCGAAGCAGCCCAGCTGCTCGAGGATGCGCACCGCAACAACAACGCGGGCAACGGCGAACGCATCTGCGGTGTCAGCCAGCATTACGAGGGCGCCTTCTCGACCGAGGCGCTGCTCATGTTCCCCGAGGATAAAAGCCTCGAGATCGTGCGCCTCATGGTGGGCGAGACAGTGCCGCTGGACGAGCTGTCCGAGATGGAACAGGAAGCGATGAGCGAGATCGGCAACATCATCCTCAATTCCTGCGTCGGCACGCTGGCCAATATCTTCCAGCAGGAGCTGCACGGCTCGCTGCCCGTGTACCACGTGGGCTCCAGCGACGATATCCTCCATGCCACCGGCACCCGCGCCGATACGGTCGTGATGATGCTGCACATCGACTTCATCCTCGAGAAACACCAGATCCACGGTTATGTCGCCTTCATCCTCGACATCACCGCGCTGTCGGACCTGAAGGACCAGATCGCCCGCTACCTGCAACGCACGATGGGAATCCAGTAAGGATGCCTCAGCCGTCCCGCCTGCCGTTGCTGGAAAGCGTGCTGGAAGCCGTCGACGCCGGCGTCATCGTCGTCGATGCGGCACGCCGCATCGTGCTGTGGAATAAATGGATGAGCCGCCATTCGGGCTGCCCGGCCGACAAGGCGCTGGGCACCGACCTGTTCGCGCTGATGCCCGAGCTGCGTGGCGGCCGGGTCGAAGCCGCCGTCACGCAGGCACTCACCAACAAGTTTTCCTCGCTGCTGTCGCCCACGCTGAACCGCTCGCCCTTCCCGCTGTACCCCAGCGGGGCCGCCGGCGCCCGCGGCGAGCGCATCCAGCAAGCCATCGCCGTCACGCCGCTGGCGTTCGCCGCCGAACAGCCGCACTGCCTGATCCAGCTGAACGATGTCAGCATGGCTGCCAGCCGCGAAAAGCTGCTGCGCGAACAGACGGAATTGCTGCGCATGCAGACGTTCTCGGACGGCTTGACCGGCATCGCCAACCGCCGCGCCTTCGACGCGGCGATCGACCGCGAGATGCGGCGCGCCAAGCGCAACGGCACCACCCTGTCGCTCCTGATGATCGATATCGATTACTTCAAGCCGTATAACGACCATTACGGCCACCAGCAGGGCGACCAGTGCCTGATCCAGGTTTCCAGCGCGCTGCAGGCCCTGCTCCAACGCTCGGTCGACATGCTGGCCCGCTACGGCGGCGAGGAATTCGCCGTGATCCTGCCGGACAACGATGCACGCCAGGCGCTGCACATGGCCGAAACGCTGCACGCGCGCGTGCTGGAGCTGGCCATTGCGCACGAGTACGCGGCCGGGCCGCTGAAGCAGGTCACCGTCAGCATCGGCGTGGCCACCCTGCTGCCGGGCCAGACCGCATTGCCGGCCGCGCTGATCGGCGCCGCCGACGGCGCGCTGTACGCGGCCAAGCGCCAGGGGCGCAACCGGATCGTGGCGGCCCAGGATGCGCCCGGACAGCCATAAGGTTCGCGCCGTCATCGAACGCAATGTCGCGGAGCTGGACCACGCCGCGATGAAACTGGCCGCGCATGGCGCGCTTCCCGATACGCCGGGTGTCGGCCCAGCCAATGCGCCGGCCGATACCGGGGCAGCCACGTTCCTGGCCCTGGCGCGCCAGGCGCTGTACAACGATGCGCTGTCCGGCACCTTGCGCGTGTTCGACGACCACAAGGATGCCCACTCGCTGTGGTATGTGCTGCGCTGCCAGCGCAAGGAAGCCATCGCCGCCGCCGCCGCGTGCGGCATCGGCCTGGAAGCGCTGGAAGAAACCTCGGCCCGGCTGCGGCGCATCCGCAACCGCACGCAATTCCACATCGACCGGCAATCCATCGGCGATCCGCCCGAGACGTGGCACCGCCCGCCGGTCGATGCCGGCGAGCTGGCGGCCGCGGTGCACGCTGCCGCCGCCCTGCTGGCCGCGGTGGCGCACCTGCTCGATCCACAAGCCCCGCCGTTGCGGCTGTCGCCCTACGATGGCGCCGATGCGCGCGCGCTGCTGCGCGCCGCGGCCTCCCGCGGCTCAGCGTGAAAGCTGCTGCAGGATCTCGCGGTCGATCGCCTTCAACGTTACGGTCTTCTCGACGCCACCGCGCTTGACCGCCTCCTTCGGCATGCCGTACACCACGCAGCTTTCCTCGTCCTGCGCCACGGTGCGGGCGCCGGCCTTGCGCATTTCCAGCAGACCGGCGGCGCCATCGTCGCCCATGCCCGTCATGATGATCCCCAGCGCATTGGCGCCGGCATGCTTGGCCACGGAGCGGAACAGCACGTCCACCGACGGCCGATGCCGGTTCACCAGCGGGCCGTCGATCACATCGGTGTAATAGCGCGCGCCGTCGCGCCGCAGCAGCATGTGCTTGCCGCCGGGTGCGATCAGCGCGCGGCCCGGCAGCACGCGGTCGCCGTGCTGCGCCTCGCGCACTTCGATCTGGCAGACCTTGTTCAGGCGGTCGGCGAACGCCGCCGTGAATTTTTCCGGCATGTGCTGCACGATCACGATGCCGGGCGTCACGCGCGGCAGCGCCGACAGCACTTCTTCCAGCGCCTGGGTGCCCCCCGTGGACGTGCCGATCGCCACTACCCGCTCGGTCGTGTGCAGTGGAGAACGGCCCTCGCCCGCCGGCGCCAGGATCGCGTCGGCAGTCAGCTTGGCGGGTGCCTGCGCCGGCGCGGGCGCGCGCTGGGTCAGCCGCCGCACGTTCACCTGGGCGGCGGCGCGCACGGCACTCACCAGTTCATCGGCACTTTCGCTGAGAAAATCCCTCAGCCCCAGCTTCGGCTTGGCGATCACGTTCACGGCGCCGGCCGCCATGGCCGCCATCGTGGTCTCGGCGCCCTTCTCGGTCAGCGTGGAACAGATGATCACGGGCGTCGGCCGCTCGGCCATGATTTTCTTCAGGAACGTGATACCGTCCATGCGCGGCATTTCCACGTCCAGCACGATCACATCCGGCCATTGCTGCTTCAAGCGCTCGATCGCCAGCAGCGGGTCCGCCACGGCATGCAGCAGGCGGATGCCGGGAGCGGCCGCCAGCATTTCGCCGACGATCTTGCGCACCACGGCGGAATCGTCGACGACCATCACATTGATAGGATTCATAGATAACCAGAAAATCGCAGCCTCGCCCAAGGCCATGCATGGCCGCAGCGTAGCGCATGCGGATGCGGCGCGTCGCCCTTCATGCCGCCTTGCGGTACACCGACGGCACGACCGGCTGCACGGCGTTGCTGATCTCGTGCAGGCTTTCCGAATGGCCGATGAAGAACTGGCCACCCGGCTTCAGGCGCGACGTGACGCGTGCCACCACCTGCCGCTTGGTGTCGGCATTAAAGTAGATCATCACATTGCGCAGGAAGACCACGTCGAACATGCCCAGTTCGGAGGGCAGCTGCGTGTTCAGGTTCACCTGGCGAAACAGCACGCGCTCGCGCAGGGCGCGATCCACCAGCAAGGTGCCCTGCTGTTCGCGGATACCCTTCAGGCAGAAGCGCTTCAGGTAATCGGCGGGGACGTGGGTGGCGCGTTCCATCGGATAGTGGCCGACGCGGGCGCGCTGCAGCACGCGCGTGCTGATGTCCGATGCCACCACTTCCCAGGGTACATCGCCCAGCACATCGGCCAGCACCATCGCGATGCTGTACGGCTCCTCGCCGGAAGAACACGCCGCGCTCCACACGCGGAACGGCCCGTTGCCGGACGCGCCATGCGCCGTGGCCGCCTCGCGCAGCAGGTCGAAGTGGCGCGCCTCGCGGAAGAAATACGTTTCGTTGGTGGTCAGCAGGTCGACCGCCGTCTGGGTCTCGTCCGGGTGCTGGCCGCCGGCCAGCAGCTCGAAATAGGCGTCGTAGCTCTCCAGCCCGAAGTAGTGCAGCCGCTTGGCGAGCCGGCCGCTGACCAGCGCCTTCTTCGCGTCCGACATCGTGATGCCGGCGATATCGAGGATGAAGCGCTGGAAGCGCGCGAACTCGCGCTCGCTGATGGCGATCGTGCTCATGCCGCCTGCGCTTCGCCGCCGGCCAGCATGCCCAGCCCGTCGAGCGCCAGTACCTGGGCGACGTTCAGCAGGATCACGAACTTGCCGTTCAGCTTCGCCATGCCGCCGATGAAGTCGCCGCGGATGCGGGTGCCGAACGACGGTGCCGGCTCGATCTCGGCCAGCGGAATGTCCAGCACCGCGCTCACTGCGTCGACCACCACGCCCGTCACCTGCCGTTCGCCATCCGCTTCCAGTTCGACGATCACGATGCAGGTGCGCTTGCCGGGCACGGACATCGGCCGGCCGAAGCGGGCCGCCAGGTCCATCACAGGCACCACGGCGCCGCGCAGGTTGATCACGCCGCGGATCGACTCGGGCATCATCGGCACTTCGGTGATGCCGGCGAACTCGATGATTTCCTTCACGGCCATGATGCCGATGCCGAACGACTCGCCGCCCAGCATGAAGGTCAGGTATTGGGCAGCCTCGTTGGCGGCTGCCGCGTTGCTCTCTTGCTTGGAATGCTTCATGGTCGGGTCATCAGAAATTGGTGAAGTTCTTGTCGTCCAGGCCGCCCTGGGTGCCGAAGCTGTCGGCCGCGCCGAAGCCACGGCGCGGCGCCCGGCCGCTGACCTGGCGCACCCGCGCCAGCACTCGCGCGCCGTCGTTGTTGGCCAGGTGGAAGAAGCTCATCGCCTGCTGCAATTGCTCGGCCTGGCCGCTCATTTCCTCGGCCGTCGCCGCCAGCTCCTCGGAGCTCGACGCATTCTGCTGCGTGCCCTGGCTCATCTGGCCCACGGCCGCGTTGATCTGGCCGACGCCGGCCGACTGCTCCTCGGACGCGGCGGTGATTTCCTGCACCAGCTCGGAGGTCCTGCGGATGTTCGGCACCATCTGGTCCAGCAGGTTGCCGGCGCGCTCGGCCAGCTCCACGCTGGACGTGGCCACTTCGCCGATCTCCTGCGCGGCCACCTGGCTGCGTTCGGCCAGCTTGCGCACCTCGGCCGCCACCACGGCAAAGCCCTTGCCATGTTCGCCGGCGCGGGCCGCCTCGATGGCCGCGTTCAGCGCCAGCAGGTTGGTCTGGTAGGCGATATCGTCGATGATGCCGATCTGCCTGGCGATCTGCTTCATCGCCGTCACCGTGGCCTTCACCGCTTCGCCGCCTTCGGACGCTTCGCGCGCAGCCTGGGTGGCCATGCCGTCCGTGACGCGGGCGTTCTCGGTGTTCTGCGAGATCGATGCCGTCATCTGTTCCAGCGAAGCCGAGGTTTCCTCGACGCTGGCGGCCTGCTCGGATGCGGCTTGCGACAGCGACTGCGCGGTGGCCGAGACCTCTTCGGAAGCGGAAGCCAGCGACTGCGCACCGGCATTCACTTCGCCCACCACCTGTGCCAGCTTGTCCATCGTGCCGTTCGAATATTCCTTCAGCTTGGCGAACGCGCCCTGGTATTCCTTGTCGATGCGCGCCGTCAGGTCGCCCTCGGCCAGCGCCGCCATCACGCGCACCACGTCGTCGATACCCGCGCCGGTGGTCGTCATCAACTGGTTCAAGCCATCGCCCATCTCCTTCTGGAAGCCCTGCAGGCCCGCCGTATCGACGCGCGCATCGAAGTTGCCGCGGTTGGCCGCCGCGATCACGGTGCCCTGGCCGGCGATCACCTGGCGCAGCTTGCCCACCATTTGCTCCACGGCGAACAGCATGCTGTCGTCGTCGCCCTTGCGCAACTTGACTTCGCCGGACAGGTCGCCGGCGGCGATGCGCTGCATCAATTCGGCCGCATAGGCGGGTTCACCGCCCAGGGTGCGGGTCAGGCTGAGCGTGATCCAGATGGCCATGCCGACGCCCATCAGCGTTGCCAGCGTGCCCAGCATGACCTGCTGGTTGCGGGCGTTCACGTAAGCCTCGGTCGCGTGTTCGCCGGAGCTCGCCATCGAGGCATCCTGGTGCGCGATCAGCTTGCGGATCGTGCCGATATACGTCGCCTGGATGCCTTCGAGCTTGTTGACCAGCAGGTCGCGCGCTTCCGCGCGCTGGCCCGCGGCCACGAGGCGCAGGAATTCCTCCTGGATCACGCGGTACTGCTCGCGCGTTTCCACCACCGCCTGCAAGGCTTCCTTGCCGTCCGGCGAAGCGACGACCTTCTTCAGCTTTTCCAGTGTCTCGCGCAGCTTGGTGCGCTCGCCTTCGATCGTTGCCAGTTCGCGGCGCGCGACCGCCGCGTCGTCGAAGATCACCACGTTGCGCATGGCGATCGCGATGGTCGTGATATTGCCGATCAGGTCATGGGCCATCACGACCTTCGGGTACTTGTCGCCAACCAGTTCGTTGACGTTTTCGCTGACGCTCGCCAGGCTGCGAATGCCCAGCAGTACGCTGGCTGCCAGCAGGATGCCGACGACGCCGAAGCCCAGGGCCAGGCGGGCGCTTACTTTCATGTTACGGAACAAGGTGTTCTCCTTGCGGCCACCGGCCGCGGGTTTTTTCTAGACAGTCAAGAATGATCAGAAACGGGTGAAGCTGGCTTCATCCAGTCCCGCCTCGGCAAAGGCCGGCTGCATGGCGATGCTCTTCGGCTTTTTCGGCGCCGCCGCCGTGCGCGGTGCCCGGGCAGCCGGCTTGCGGGATGCGGCACCGCCATCGAGCTTGAAGAAGCTCATCGCCTGCTGCAGCTGTTCGGCCTGGCCGCTCATCTCCTCGGCCGTCGCCGCCAGCTCCTCGGAGCTCGACGCGTTCTGCTGCGTGCCCTGGCTCATCTGGCCCACGGCCGCGTTGATCTGGCCCACGCCGGCCGACTGCTCCTCGGACGCGGCGGTGATTTCCTGCACCAGGTCCGACGTCTTGCGGATATTCGGCACCATCTGGTCCAGCAGGTTGCCGGCGCGCTCGGCCAGTTCCACGCTGGACGTGGCCACTTCGCCGATTTCCTGCGCTGCCACCTGGCTGCGTTCGGCCAGCTTGCGCACCTCGGCGGCCACCACGGCGAAGCCCTTGCCGTGCTCGCCTGCGCGCGCCGCCTCGATGGCCGCGTTCAGCGCGAGCAGGTTCGTCTGATACGCGATATCGTCGATGATGCCGATCTGCTTGGCGATCTGCTTCATCGCCGTCACCGTGGCCTTCACCGCTTCGCCGCCTTCGGCCGCTTCGCGCGATGCCTGGGTGGCCATGCCGTCCGTGACGCGGGCGTTCTCGGTGTTCTGCGAGATCGATGCCGTCATCTGTTCCAGCGAAGCCGAGGTTTCCTCGACGCTGGCGGCCTGCTCGGAAGCGGCCTGCGACAGCGATTGCGCGGTAGCCGAGACTTCTTCGGAAGCCGAGGCCAGCGACTGGGCGCCGGCGTTCACGTCGGTGACCACCTGCGTGAGCTTGACGATCATCTGGTTCATCGCCTGCAGCAGCATGCCGGCTTCATCGCGGGAGTTGCTGTCGATGCGCACGGTCAGGTCGCCTTCGGCGAGGCTGTTCGCGGCAGTGACGGCCTGGCGCAGCGCCCGGGTAATCGACAGCGTGATCGATACGCCGATCCCGATTGCCAGCAGGACGGCGGCAATCGCCATGCCCACCGTCATCGCCTTGGTGCTCTCAAACGTCTTGTCCGCGTCGGCGGCGAAGTCATCCATGCGGGCGCTCTGGAACTTGATCATGTCGTCGAAGGCCTGGATCAGTTCCCGGTTGACGGGCGCGTATTCGTTGGTGACGAAATCGGCAGCCGCCTGCTTGTCCGTGCGGAACAGCGTATAGAACTTCTCGTACTTCGATTCGAGCTTGGCACGCTTTTCCATGATCACATCGACCAGGTGGCGCCCCTTCTCGGTGGAAATAAGCTTCTGCAGTTCCGCCATACGCTGGCCGGTCTCAGTACGAATGCGCTCGACGGTCTTGACATGGCGCTCCACTTCCGCATCGCTCCGGGTCAGCAGCATGCCGCGCAGCTGGCGCCCCGCATCGATCGAGTCACGCACCATATTCTGGGTGACGATCACTTTCGGATACGCGTCAAGGCGGATGCTGTCCGACACCTGGTCCATCTCGCTCATGCCCCGCACCGCAAGCAGCGAAACGACCAGGAGCAGCACCAGCACGATGCCAAAGCCCAGCGCGAGCCGGACACCAATTTTCATATTCTTCAGCACGATGGCTCTCCAAGAATCAAGGGACTACGAAGGTTTATTGAGGATTTCATGCGGCGGCGGCCAAGCTGTCGGCCTCGACGCCGTTCAGCAGCGCCGCCATGTCGAGAATCAATGCCACGTCGCCATTGCCCAGGATCGACGATCCGGACAGGAAACGCGCACCGCTGAAGACCTTGCCGAGCGGCTTGATCACGGTCTGGAACTCGCCCAGCAGCGTGTCGACCACCAGGCCCGCGCGGCTGCTACCGTAGCGCACCACGACGATGCTCTGTCGCCGTGCCGCACCGCCGGTCAGCGCGAAGCGCTCGCGCAGCCGCACGAACGGCAGCGGGCTGCCGCGCAGGTCGACATAGTCGGAAGACTGCGCACGCTCGGCGTCGTCGCGGAACTCGATGCACTCCTCGACCATCTCCATCGGGATCACGAACACCGACTTGCCCACGCCGACCTGGAAGCCGTTGATGATCGCCAGCGTCAGCGGCAGGCGCACGGTGACCGTGGTGCCGACGCCTTCCGTGCTGGCGATTTCCACGCTGCCGCGCAGCGCCACGATATTGCGCTTGACGACATCCATGCCCACGCCGCGGCCGGACAAGTTCGTCACCTGCTCCGCGGTCGAGAAGCCCGGCTCGAAGATCAGGCCGAAGATTTCCTTGTCCGACAGCGTGCGGCCCGGCTCCACCAGGCCGCGCTCGACCGCCTTGGCCAGGATGCGCTCCCGCTTCAGGCCCCCGCCGTCATCGGTGACTTCGATGACGATGCTGCCCGAGTCGTGGTAGGCGTTCAGCGCCACCGTGCCCTGCGCCGGCTTGCCGCGCGCGAGGCGCACGTCCGCCGGTTCGATGCCATGGTCCATGGCGTTGCGCACCAGGTGCGTCAGCGGATCGCCGATCTTCTCGACCACCGTCTTGTCCAGTTCCGCGTCCTCGCCCGACACCTGCAGGCGGATATCCTTGCCGATCTCGCGCGATACATCGTGCACCACCCGCTGGAAGCGGTTGAACGTGGCGCCGATCTTCACCATGCGCAGCTGCAGCGCGCTGTCGCGCACTTCCTCGACGAGGCCCGACAGCG contains:
- the rpiA gene encoding ribose-5-phosphate isomerase RpiA encodes the protein MTQDELKQAVARAAIGYVVDGQIIGVGTGSTANFFIDELAAIKDRIKGTVASSEATAARLKGHGIPVFDLNDVESIAVYIDGADEIDASGAMIKGGGAALTREKIVASVSKQFVCIADGSKLVETLGKFPLPVEVIPMARNAVFRQLAALGGQPKVRTKSGTDEPFVTDNGGHLIDVAGLSITDPKALEATINGIVGVIAVGLFAARGANVCLLGTAEGVKKLGW
- a CDS encoding response regulator; its protein translation is MTSTSNDTPAGTTAPTVLIVDDSRVSRLVAKQYITTLHPGWTVVEAGTGEEALAKAPEAKPQLVLMDVNMPGMGGLACAERLRALLPDAHISLLTANVQDATRQRASEIGVGFMEKPITPERIARLTALLAG
- a CDS encoding chemotaxis protein CheC, producing the protein MVELSELEHDALVEIFNIGVGQAAAAMSGIVNEEVTMSVPSITFLSRSEAAQLLEDAHRNNNAGNGERICGVSQHYEGAFSTEALLMFPEDKSLEIVRLMVGETVPLDELSEMEQEAMSEIGNIILNSCVGTLANIFQQELHGSLPVYHVGSSDDILHATGTRADTVVMMLHIDFILEKHQIHGYVAFILDITALSDLKDQIARYLQRTMGIQ
- a CDS encoding diguanylate cyclase, which gives rise to MPQPSRLPLLESVLEAVDAGVIVVDAARRIVLWNKWMSRHSGCPADKALGTDLFALMPELRGGRVEAAVTQALTNKFSSLLSPTLNRSPFPLYPSGAAGARGERIQQAIAVTPLAFAAEQPHCLIQLNDVSMAASREKLLREQTELLRMQTFSDGLTGIANRRAFDAAIDREMRRAKRNGTTLSLLMIDIDYFKPYNDHYGHQQGDQCLIQVSSALQALLQRSVDMLARYGGEEFAVILPDNDARQALHMAETLHARVLELAIAHEYAAGPLKQVTVSIGVATLLPGQTALPAALIGAADGALYAAKRQGRNRIVAAQDAPGQP
- a CDS encoding chemotaxis response regulator protein-glutamate methylesterase; translated protein: MNPINVMVVDDSAVVRKIVGEMLAAAPGIRLLHAVADPLLAIERLKQQWPDVIVLDVEMPRMDGITFLKKIMAERPTPVIICSTLTEKGAETTMAAMAAGAVNVIAKPKLGLRDFLSESADELVSAVRAAAQVNVRRLTQRAPAPAQAPAKLTADAILAPAGEGRSPLHTTERVVAIGTSTGGTQALEEVLSALPRVTPGIVIVQHMPEKFTAAFADRLNKVCQIEVREAQHGDRVLPGRALIAPGGKHMLLRRDGARYYTDVIDGPLVNRHRPSVDVLFRSVAKHAGANALGIIMTGMGDDGAAGLLEMRKAGARTVAQDEESCVVYGMPKEAVKRGGVEKTVTLKAIDREILQQLSR
- a CDS encoding protein-glutamate O-methyltransferase CheR, coding for MSTIAISEREFARFQRFILDIAGITMSDAKKALVSGRLAKRLHYFGLESYDAYFELLAGGQHPDETQTAVDLLTTNETYFFREARHFDLLREAATAHGASGNGPFRVWSAACSSGEEPYSIAMVLADVLGDVPWEVVASDISTRVLQRARVGHYPMERATHVPADYLKRFCLKGIREQQGTLLVDRALRERVLFRQVNLNTQLPSELGMFDVVFLRNVMIYFNADTKRQVVARVTSRLKPGGQFFIGHSESLHEISNAVQPVVPSVYRKAA
- a CDS encoding chemotaxis protein CheW yields the protein MKHSKQESNAAAANEAAQYLTFMLGGESFGIGIMAVKEIIEFAGITEVPMMPESIRGVINLRGAVVPVMDLAARFGRPMSVPGKRTCIVIVELEADGERQVTGVVVDAVSAVLDIPLAEIEPAPSFGTRIRGDFIGGMAKLNGKFVILLNVAQVLALDGLGMLAGGEAQAA
- a CDS encoding methyl-accepting chemotaxis protein — encoded protein: MFRNMKVSARLALGFGVVGILLAASVLLGIRSLASVSENVNELVGDKYPKVVMAHDLIGNITTIAIAMRNVVIFDDAAVARRELATIEGERTKLRETLEKLKKVVASPDGKEALQAVVETREQYRVIQEEFLRLVAAGQRAEARDLLVNKLEGIQATYIGTIRKLIAHQDASMASSGEHATEAYVNARNQQVMLGTLATLMGVGMAIWITLSLTRTLGGEPAYAAELMQRIAAGDLSGEVKLRKGDDDSMLFAVEQMVGKLRQVIAGQGTVIAAANRGNFDARVDTAGLQGFQKEMGDGLNQLMTTTGAGIDDVVRVMAALAEGDLTARIDKEYQGAFAKLKEYSNGTMDKLAQVVGEVNAGAQSLASASEEVSATAQSLSQAASEQAASVEETSASLEQMTASISQNTENARVTDGMATQAAREASEGGEAVKATVTAMKQIARQIGIIDDIAYQTNLLALNAAIEAARAGEHGKGFAVVAAEVRKLAERSQVAAQEIGEVATSSVELAERAGNLLDQMVPNIRRTSELVQEITAASEEQSAGVGQINAAVGQMSQGTQQNASSSEELAATAEEMSGQAEQLQQAMSFFHLANNDGARVLARVRQVSGRAPRRGFGAADSFGTQGGLDDKNFTNF
- a CDS encoding methyl-accepting chemotaxis protein, producing MKIGVRLALGFGIVLVLLLVVSLLAVRGMSEMDQVSDSIRLDAYPKVIVTQNMVRDSIDAGRQLRGMLLTRSDAEVERHVKTVERIRTETGQRMAELQKLISTEKGRHLVDVIMEKRAKLESKYEKFYTLFRTDKQAAADFVTNEYAPVNRELIQAFDDMIKFQSARMDDFAADADKTFESTKAMTVGMAIAAVLLAIGIGVSITLSITRALRQAVTAANSLAEGDLTVRIDSNSRDEAGMLLQAMNQMIVKLTQVVTDVNAGAQSLASASEEVSATAQSLSQAASEQAASVEETSASLEQMTASISQNTENARVTDGMATQASREAAEGGEAVKATVTAMKQIAKQIGIIDDIAYQTNLLALNAAIEAARAGEHGKGFAVVAAEVRKLAERSQVAAQEIGEVATSSVELAERAGNLLDQMVPNIRKTSDLVQEITAASEEQSAGVGQINAAVGQMSQGTQQNASSSEELAATAEEMSGQAEQLQQAMSFFKLDGGAASRKPAARAPRTAAAPKKPKSIAMQPAFAEAGLDEASFTRF